From one Allorhizobium ampelinum S4 genomic stretch:
- a CDS encoding ABC transporter ATP-binding protein, giving the protein MTIQIELNGVNKHYGAFHALKNINLAIEKGSFVALVGPSGCGKSTLLRSLAGLEKISAGEMKIAGNLMTNVPPRKRDIAMVFQSYALYPHMTVEENLTYSLRIKGIGKAEARQAAEAVATTTGLMPLLKRYPRELSGGQRQRVAMSRAIIRNPKAFLFDEPLSNLDASLRVHMRKEIRLLHDRLKATSVYVTHDQVEAMTMADHVVVMRDGVIEQQGRPLDLYDRPANRFVAGFIGSPAMNFIPARVSPDGLGLELDFVGKAEILRFAAGMTDGLAAGQPLTLGLRPEHLSLTAPGEGAFDVEVALVESTGSSTYVTTRTEPELTIVVSGGRGLRSGDRLGVRIDPQTVHLYDAQTGLRLDFEGMQ; this is encoded by the coding sequence ATGACCATCCAGATCGAATTGAACGGCGTCAACAAGCATTACGGCGCTTTCCATGCCCTGAAGAATATCAATCTCGCCATCGAAAAGGGCAGTTTCGTCGCCCTGGTTGGCCCATCCGGCTGCGGCAAGTCCACACTGTTGCGGTCGCTGGCCGGGTTGGAGAAGATTTCCGCTGGCGAAATGAAGATCGCTGGCAACTTGATGACCAATGTGCCGCCCCGCAAGCGCGACATTGCCATGGTGTTCCAGTCCTACGCGCTCTATCCGCATATGACGGTTGAGGAAAATCTGACCTATAGCCTGCGGATAAAGGGTATAGGCAAGGCGGAGGCGCGCCAGGCCGCCGAGGCAGTGGCGACAACAACTGGCCTGATGCCGCTGTTGAAACGCTATCCGCGTGAATTGTCCGGCGGTCAGCGCCAGCGCGTTGCCATGAGCAGGGCGATCATCCGCAATCCCAAGGCCTTCCTGTTCGACGAGCCGCTGTCCAATCTCGATGCCTCCCTGCGGGTGCATATGCGAAAAGAGATCCGGCTGCTGCATGACCGGTTGAAGGCGACCTCTGTCTATGTCACCCACGACCAAGTCGAGGCGATGACCATGGCCGATCATGTCGTGGTGATGCGCGATGGCGTCATAGAGCAGCAGGGCCGACCTCTGGACCTTTACGACCGGCCTGCAAACCGTTTCGTTGCCGGTTTTATCGGCTCTCCGGCGATGAATTTCATTCCTGCGCGGGTCTCGCCGGATGGGCTTGGTCTGGAACTTGATTTTGTCGGGAAGGCGGAGATTCTGAGATTTGCCGCCGGAATGACTGATGGCCTTGCGGCAGGCCAGCCACTAACCCTTGGCCTGAGGCCGGAACACCTGTCGCTGACGGCTCCCGGCGAAGGCGCGTTCGACGTCGAGGTGGCGCTGGTCGAATCGACGGGATCGTCAACCTATGTGACGACCAGAACCGAGCCGGAATTGACCATTGTCGTTTCGGGCGGTCGCGGCCTTCGCTCCGGCGACCGGCTGGGTGTCCGGATCGATCCGCAGACCGTGCATCTTTATGATGCGCAGACCGGTTTGCGGCTGGATTTCGAGGGGATGCAATAA